In one Dehalogenimonas formicexedens genomic region, the following are encoded:
- a CDS encoding FAS1-like dehydratase domain-containing protein: MAAMERIPILELKNKAGYELPPLVFEIDKTLISRFAAAVGDGSPRWQTEAPPSLIPALGFDRVYELLASSEDIAVLHGATEVEFFRNVSLGDTISMKSKIASARERISGGKTTVFVNVDASYTNQLDEPVATCRQTAIVTSK; the protein is encoded by the coding sequence ATGGCCGCCATGGAACGCATTCCGATTCTCGAACTTAAGAATAAAGCCGGCTACGAATTGCCGCCGCTTGTATTTGAGATCGATAAAACACTCATATCCCGCTTCGCCGCCGCTGTCGGTGACGGTTCTCCGAGATGGCAAACCGAAGCTCCCCCATCGTTGATTCCGGCTCTCGGATTCGACCGGGTTTACGAATTGCTGGCATCGTCGGAAGATATCGCCGTGTTGCATGGCGCCACCGAGGTCGAATTCTTCCGGAACGTCTCCCTCGGCGATACGATCAGCATGAAATCAAAGATCGCCTCGGCCAGGGAACGGATTTCGGGCGGCAAGACTACCGTTTTCGTTAACGTCGATGCTTCATACACCAACCAGCTCGATGAGCCGGTGGCAACGTGCCGCCAGACGGCGATTGTGACCTCAAAATGA
- a CDS encoding MaoC/PaaZ C-terminal domain-containing protein, which translates to MPPDGDCDLKMSNTPFFEDVPMGAEIPTLEKFPTPRQLVMYAGASGDYNPIHYDRDAAAAKGLPGIVVHGQLVSACLMQMLTDWLGTAGVLRKYSVSYKAMTFPGEKLLLKGTIAKKSDTGDGLVTLSIWAENPRGEKTVSGTAVVQLPRMA; encoded by the coding sequence GTGCCGCCAGACGGCGATTGTGACCTCAAAATGAGCAACACCCCGTTCTTTGAAGACGTTCCCATGGGTGCTGAAATCCCGACACTGGAGAAATTCCCTACTCCGAGGCAATTGGTGATGTACGCCGGGGCTTCCGGCGACTATAATCCCATCCACTACGACCGGGATGCCGCTGCGGCGAAAGGCCTGCCCGGGATCGTCGTCCACGGCCAACTGGTATCTGCCTGCCTGATGCAGATGCTGACCGATTGGCTGGGCACCGCGGGCGTGCTCAGGAAGTACTCCGTGAGCTACAAGGCGATGACTTTTCCCGGAGAAAAGCTCTTACTCAAGGGAACCATCGCCAAGAAATCAGACACCGGTGACGGACTGGTGACTCTTTCAATCTGGGCGGAAAACCCGCGGGGTGAAAAGACGGTGTCCGGAACCGCCGTTGTGCAATTGCCAAGAATGGCCTAG
- a CDS encoding GNAT family N-acetyltransferase — MPAELPRVNLRPKRLDDARMDYDWQTDPEFARLHAKEPLDVTFIEFKEEYAHVLKNVWPGRLHFAIETEDGVSIGDCACHNINHGGAVAEVGINIARKDFWGKGYGTAAMKHFVEYVFSCTGLKKLTLRTLEDNVRAQKSFAKAGFRSLDTFEEEGHRFLRMEINREDWLKEHQS, encoded by the coding sequence ATGCCGGCTGAACTCCCCCGGGTCAACTTGAGGCCGAAACGCCTTGACGACGCCAGGATGGACTATGACTGGCAGACCGACCCTGAATTTGCCCGCCTCCACGCCAAAGAACCCCTCGATGTTACCTTCATCGAATTCAAGGAAGAGTATGCCCATGTGCTGAAAAACGTCTGGCCGGGGCGCCTTCATTTCGCCATCGAGACGGAGGACGGGGTTTCCATCGGCGATTGCGCCTGCCACAACATCAATCACGGCGGCGCCGTAGCGGAAGTGGGCATCAACATCGCCCGCAAGGACTTCTGGGGTAAAGGATACGGCACCGCGGCCATGAAGCATTTTGTGGAGTATGTGTTCAGTTGCACGGGACTCAAGAAACTGACGCTACGGACGCTTGAAGACAACGTCAGGGCTCAGAAATCATTTGCCAAGGCGGGTTTTCGGTCGCTCGATACCTTTGAAGAAGAAGGACACCGTTTTCTGAGAATGGAAATCAACCGTGAAGACTGGTTGAAAGAGCACCAAAGCTAG
- a CDS encoding HEAT repeat domain-containing protein encodes MTTKIHRTDGEEPSFESVVKKLVETDEKLTSSEIAALSLPEQEERVFFRRYWPEVPAERKAHLLGRMVELAEDDANLDFCPLYRIMLADEAPAVRTAAIQGLWENEDPSLIRKLLPMMQSDPDQGVRAAAAEALGRFSMLTEYGKLSPETAETLSKSLLSVFEDPAENIDVRRRALEAAAYLSRPEVREAITDAYDSDDPGLRASALFAAGRNLDPSWLETLLDETVSELPELRYEAAVALGEYEDERGVPQLIRLTEDDDAEVRMAAIAALGKVGGRDAKRQLEELTRSEDEAVREMASESLEDLSETSRLLSGEIEATHHAHDEAGEPADWDEETYAG; translated from the coding sequence ATGACAACCAAAATTCACCGAACTGACGGCGAGGAACCGTCTTTCGAGAGCGTGGTCAAAAAGCTCGTTGAAACAGACGAGAAACTGACCAGTTCCGAGATCGCCGCGCTATCCCTGCCCGAGCAGGAAGAAAGGGTGTTTTTCAGGCGTTACTGGCCGGAGGTGCCGGCGGAGCGCAAGGCACACCTGCTGGGACGGATGGTGGAACTGGCCGAAGACGATGCCAATCTGGATTTCTGTCCGCTTTATCGCATCATGCTCGCTGACGAGGCTCCCGCGGTCAGGACAGCCGCCATCCAGGGGCTATGGGAAAACGAAGACCCTTCCCTCATCCGTAAACTCCTGCCCATGATGCAGTCCGATCCGGACCAGGGTGTCCGCGCTGCCGCCGCCGAGGCGCTGGGGCGGTTCTCCATGCTTACCGAGTACGGAAAGCTGAGCCCGGAAACCGCCGAGACCCTTTCCAAGTCGTTGCTTTCCGTGTTCGAGGACCCTGCCGAAAATATCGACGTCAGGCGCCGCGCCCTCGAAGCCGCCGCCTACCTCTCACGTCCCGAGGTCCGTGAAGCCATCACCGACGCCTATGATTCCGATGATCCCGGCCTCCGGGCATCGGCTTTGTTCGCGGCGGGGCGCAACCTCGACCCGTCATGGCTGGAGACCCTCCTCGACGAGACGGTCAGCGAGCTCCCGGAACTCCGTTACGAGGCGGCCGTGGCTCTCGGGGAGTATGAAGACGAGCGGGGCGTGCCTCAACTGATCCGCCTCACTGAAGACGATGACGCCGAGGTCCGGATGGCAGCCATCGCCGCCCTGGGGAAAGTCGGCGGCCGCGACGCCAAGCGGCAACTCGAGGAACTCACCCGCAGCGAAGACGAAGCCGTTCGCGAGATGGCGTCCGAATCGCTGGAAGACCTGTCGGAAACCTCTCGCCTGCTTTCCGGCGAGATCGAGGCTACGCATCACGCCCACGACGAAGCCGGGGAACCGGCAGACTGGGACGAAGAGACCTATGCCGGCTGA
- a CDS encoding PAC2 family protein: MRSLVKIHARPKLHEPNMIAAWPGIANVAMIAGSYLAHKLNPKPLAEVVAPYFFDPIGVLVRDNVVESPQFPESRFFYWKNTPGKKDLIIFIGDDQPAAKTYEMAHTVIDVAERFGVKKLYTCAAALTRIHHSEQPKVWGAATREPLLADLKARGLVMGGDLQISGLNGLLLGVAKERQIDAICLLGEVPQYASRFPNPIAALSIAETMLKILDVEVDLAELREQATEAAGRLKEMAAEAMGDYIDYFTEPIWERGGNEEEEEEDDNQNSPN, from the coding sequence TTGAGAAGCCTGGTAAAGATCCACGCCCGCCCCAAGCTCCACGAACCCAACATGATCGCCGCCTGGCCCGGCATCGCCAACGTGGCCATGATCGCCGGCAGCTACCTGGCCCATAAACTCAATCCCAAACCGCTGGCCGAGGTGGTCGCGCCCTACTTCTTCGATCCTATCGGCGTGCTGGTCAGGGACAACGTCGTCGAATCGCCCCAATTCCCGGAGAGCCGCTTCTTCTACTGGAAGAACACCCCGGGCAAGAAGGACCTGATCATCTTCATCGGCGATGATCAGCCGGCCGCCAAGACCTATGAGATGGCCCATACCGTCATCGATGTCGCCGAGCGTTTCGGCGTCAAAAAGCTCTACACCTGCGCCGCAGCGCTGACCCGCATCCACCACTCCGAGCAGCCCAAGGTCTGGGGCGCCGCCACCCGGGAACCGCTCCTTGCCGATCTCAAAGCCCGGGGTTTGGTCATGGGTGGCGACTTGCAGATCTCAGGACTTAACGGCTTGCTTCTGGGTGTCGCCAAAGAGCGGCAGATCGATGCCATTTGTCTCCTCGGCGAAGTCCCGCAGTATGCCTCGCGCTTTCCCAACCCCATCGCCGCGCTGTCGATCGCCGAAACAATGCTCAAGATCCTGGACGTCGAGGTTGACCTCGCCGAACTCCGGGAACAGGCTACCGAAGCCGCCGGCCGCCTCAAGGAAATGGCCGCCGAAGCCATGGGCGACTATATCGACTATTTCACCGAGCCCATTTGGGAACGCGGCGGCAACGAGGAAGAGGAAGAAGAAGATGACAACCAAAATTCACCGAACTGA
- a CDS encoding TldD/PmbA family protein: MNLNFEQLLEKAAKVAQQADVFIVDSEETPVHFEANRLKSLQTRQSSSAALRIIKDGRLGFAVSTRPDDNDKLLEMAVETSKFGQAVDFELPAPVTYPEVNTFDEAVLKVPTSKMVELGEKMIAAILEKHPDVLCDGGVETAQVSVRVMNSRGVDTRYRKTVMGFGIQGTRVRGTDMLFVGDDLDDSRVIDNPDEVIQNTLTQLERAGKNVTVRSGDLPVIFTPSGVASAFIPALASAFNGKVVLEGASPLAKRLGEIAFDEKLSIYDDATIPMRPTSHPSDDEGVPSRRTPLIENGRVANFYYDLKTAAKAGKKSTGNGSRGRGGAPSPSINALVVDPGIVSFDSLLADIKEGLVVEYLMGAEQGNVLGGDFSGNVLLGYKVENGRIVGRVKDTVVAGNVYKLLSNITLASDARWQGGVFTPSIFCPSVPVAAK, from the coding sequence ATGAACCTAAATTTCGAACAACTCCTGGAAAAAGCGGCCAAGGTCGCCCAGCAGGCGGATGTCTTTATCGTCGACAGCGAGGAAACGCCGGTCCACTTCGAGGCCAACCGCCTCAAGTCTTTGCAGACCCGCCAGAGTTCCAGCGCCGCCCTGCGCATCATCAAGGACGGCAGGCTGGGTTTTGCCGTTTCGACCCGCCCCGATGACAACGACAAACTCCTTGAGATGGCTGTCGAAACTTCGAAATTCGGCCAGGCGGTGGATTTCGAACTGCCCGCCCCGGTCACGTATCCTGAAGTCAACACCTTCGACGAGGCTGTGCTCAAGGTGCCGACATCAAAAATGGTGGAACTCGGCGAGAAAATGATCGCGGCCATCCTCGAGAAGCACCCCGACGTGCTGTGCGACGGCGGCGTCGAGACGGCCCAGGTCTCGGTGCGGGTGATGAACTCACGCGGCGTCGATACCCGCTACCGCAAGACGGTCATGGGGTTTGGCATCCAGGGCACCCGCGTCCGGGGCACCGACATGCTATTTGTGGGCGACGACCTGGATGATTCCAGGGTCATCGACAATCCCGACGAGGTTATCCAAAACACGCTGACCCAGCTCGAAAGGGCCGGCAAAAACGTGACCGTCCGCTCCGGCGACCTGCCGGTTATCTTCACTCCGTCGGGAGTGGCCAGCGCTTTCATCCCCGCCCTGGCCAGCGCCTTCAACGGCAAGGTCGTACTTGAAGGAGCGTCTCCTTTAGCCAAACGGCTTGGCGAGATTGCCTTCGACGAGAAATTGTCGATCTACGACGACGCGACGATTCCGATGCGCCCCACCTCCCACCCCTCTGACGACGAAGGGGTACCGAGCCGGCGCACCCCGCTTATCGAGAACGGCCGCGTCGCCAATTTCTATTACGACCTGAAAACCGCCGCCAAGGCGGGCAAAAAGAGCACCGGCAACGGCAGCCGGGGGCGGGGCGGCGCTCCTTCGCCTTCGATCAACGCCCTGGTCGTAGATCCGGGAATTGTTTCCTTTGATTCTCTGCTTGCAGATATCAAAGAGGGCCTGGTCGTCGAATACCTCATGGGCGCCGAACAGGGCAACGTCCTGGGCGGCGATTTCTCCGGCAACGTCCTCTTGGGCTACAAGGTCGAAAACGGCAGGATCGTCGGCCGGGTGAAGGACACCGTGGTGGCGGGCAACGTTTACAAGCTTTTGTCGAATATCACCCTCGCCTCCGACGCCCGCTGGCAGGGCGGCGTCTTCACCCCTTCTATCTTCTGCCCGTCCGTACCTGTCGCCGCCAAATAA
- a CDS encoding TldD/PmbA family protein, with translation MPNIDAIAEHLSGKLKAYRADHIEVHLEEAEASAISYRGRELETATRSRDAGGNVRALVNGGWGFVTFNSLEKIEKRIEQAVTQARLAGKGKSEFAPVAKASAEVNIDAKHDPRRVSLSDKKAILDEYNQALWAVSSLQTTTIGYGDSVRRYILVNSDGSLIKQERADVTLRVNAVAAGNGEVQQSGISMGSRGDFNEIKNLHGKVTETAERAVGLLKAPQAKGGEYTVVLDPVLAGVFVHEAFGHLSEADHIYENPQLKEVMVLGREFGGPHLNIIDDATIDNLRGTYAYDDEGTPAQRVHLIREGRLTGRLHSRETAAKMGEKPSGNARAISFRHPPIVRMANTFIEPRDVSFDSMIADIKEGIYARNWYGGTTSMEMFTFSAGEAFMIRNGKVEELLRPVVLSGNVFETLKRIDAIGNDLDMNQGGGCGKGGQSPLPVSNGSPHIRIQKCLVGGR, from the coding sequence ATGCCGAACATTGACGCCATCGCCGAACACCTCTCCGGCAAGTTGAAGGCCTACCGCGCCGACCACATAGAGGTCCATCTCGAAGAAGCCGAGGCTTCCGCCATCAGTTACCGCGGCCGCGAACTGGAGACCGCCACCCGCAGCCGGGATGCCGGCGGCAACGTGCGCGCCCTGGTCAATGGCGGCTGGGGTTTCGTCACTTTCAACTCCCTGGAGAAAATCGAGAAGCGCATCGAGCAGGCGGTGACGCAGGCCCGGCTGGCTGGCAAGGGCAAGAGCGAGTTTGCCCCCGTCGCCAAAGCTTCCGCCGAAGTCAATATCGATGCCAAACACGACCCCCGGCGGGTGAGCCTCTCGGATAAAAAAGCCATCCTCGACGAGTACAACCAGGCTCTCTGGGCTGTTTCCAGCCTTCAGACGACGACAATCGGCTACGGCGATTCCGTCCGGCGGTACATCCTGGTCAATTCGGACGGGTCGCTCATCAAGCAGGAACGGGCTGATGTCACCCTCCGCGTGAACGCCGTCGCCGCCGGCAACGGCGAGGTCCAGCAGTCAGGCATCTCGATGGGTTCGCGTGGCGATTTCAACGAGATCAAAAACCTTCATGGAAAGGTCACCGAGACCGCCGAGCGCGCCGTAGGCTTGCTCAAGGCGCCTCAGGCCAAGGGGGGAGAGTACACCGTCGTCCTCGATCCGGTGCTGGCCGGCGTCTTCGTCCACGAGGCTTTCGGCCACCTGTCCGAGGCCGACCACATCTACGAGAACCCGCAGCTCAAAGAGGTCATGGTCCTGGGGCGCGAGTTCGGCGGTCCGCACTTGAACATCATCGACGATGCCACGATAGACAACCTGCGCGGCACCTACGCCTACGATGACGAGGGCACGCCGGCTCAAAGGGTGCATCTGATCCGGGAGGGCAGGCTCACCGGGCGCCTTCATTCCCGCGAGACCGCCGCCAAAATGGGCGAAAAGCCGTCCGGCAATGCCCGGGCCATCTCTTTCCGCCACCCGCCCATCGTGCGCATGGCCAACACCTTCATCGAGCCCCGGGACGTGTCCTTCGATTCTATGATCGCCGATATCAAAGAAGGTATCTACGCCCGCAACTGGTATGGCGGCACCACCTCGATGGAGATGTTCACCTTCTCCGCCGGCGAGGCGTTCATGATTAGGAATGGCAAGGTCGAGGAGCTTCTCAGGCCGGTCGTCCTGTCCGGCAACGTCTTCGAGACGCTTAAACGCATCGACGCCATCGGCAACGACCTGGACATGAACCAGGGCGGCGGCTGCGGCAAGGGCGGCCAGTCTCCCCTGCCCGTCTCCAACGGCTCACCGCATATCCGCATCCAGAAATGCCTGGTAGGAGGCCGGTAA
- a CDS encoding LuxR C-terminal-related transcriptional regulator, with translation MSIQILATKLYVPRPPPKVVLRPHLIELLNNGLHRKLTLISAPAGFGKTTLVSEWVSGCGRPVAWLSLDARDNDPISFLSYLIAALQTIFPKIGGQSLVALQAPQPPSIESILTTLLNEITSVEDRFVLVFDDYYLLDSKPVDEATNFLIEHLPAHMHLVIASREDPSLPLARLRVRNQLTELRAGDLRFTPAEASEFLNRVMGLNLSIENIQALETRTEGWIAGLQLAALSMQGRTDASSFIQSFTGSNRFVLDYLLEEVLQKQSESIQRFLMNTSILERLSGPLCDAVNPNPCASGQSTLENLERANLFLVALDNERRWYRYHHLFAELLRHRLEQTSPTLVSKLHLQASIWFENENLIEEAVSHAFASLDWDYTADLIQRFAQRVHGQTNLVILGRWLETLPEPVMKVRPWLYVYQALAWHWIGPRERIEERLLLAEQALPKSNMLEAEATRLAGYISTIRAHYALTFGDIPRVLAMAKAAMQQLPEGDYMRRWTAMALGGAYWGEGNVIATQQAFQAAIPMALDHNFPLLAVSPACYVGMQLVKQGKLGEAIRVYHEGIEYATLDGGQQPPIAGFPKVKLGDVLREKNDLAGAEHWLLQGLEQCLQLGHPDLLVDAYAMLIRFQLAQNNWRDADASFQRAEELARKMPTDPFVCCELDDCRVRLKLVQSRLDDLNRWAESSGLTVDSELSYHYDLHHINLARVLLARARNASSSADKTDNLSQASTLLARLLPAAQKAGWVYEAIKILILQALVSAESKDGKAIDSLRSALELAETGGFIRIFVDEGPPMARLLSEAAARRMMPDYVGKLLAAFEADTHRGGEKHAAFTNPSAGVLIEPLSQRELEILRLMAQGLSNREIGQRAFLALDTIKGHNSRIFGKLQVQRRTEAIARARELGLL, from the coding sequence ATGTCTATCCAGATTTTAGCTACCAAACTGTATGTGCCACGTCCTCCGCCCAAGGTCGTTCTGCGTCCCCACCTTATCGAGCTACTAAACAATGGGCTGCATCGGAAGTTAACCCTTATCTCGGCTCCGGCTGGCTTCGGTAAGACCACGCTGGTCAGCGAATGGGTCTCCGGTTGCGGGCGACCGGTCGCCTGGTTGTCGCTTGACGCAAGGGATAACGATCCAATTTCTTTTCTTTCGTATTTAATCGCGGCTTTACAAACCATTTTCCCAAAGATTGGGGGCCAGTCATTGGTAGCGCTCCAGGCTCCCCAACCACCCTCAATCGAATCGATTCTTACCACCCTCCTCAATGAAATTACCTCTGTTGAAGATAGATTCGTTCTCGTTTTTGATGATTACTACCTTCTTGATTCCAAACCGGTAGATGAGGCAACCAATTTTCTTATCGAACACCTTCCCGCACATATGCACCTCGTCATTGCAAGCCGAGAGGATCCATCGTTACCTCTGGCACGTTTGCGGGTTCGCAACCAGTTAACCGAACTGCGCGCCGGCGACCTGAGGTTTACTCCGGCTGAAGCATCCGAGTTCCTAAACCGAGTTATGGGTTTAAATCTTTCGATTGAAAATATCCAAGCACTCGAAACCCGCACTGAAGGTTGGATTGCTGGTTTGCAGCTTGCGGCCCTTTCGATGCAGGGGCGCACCGACGCCTCCAGCTTTATCCAGTCTTTCACGGGCAGCAACCGTTTCGTTTTGGATTATCTGCTTGAGGAGGTCCTTCAAAAGCAATCTGAATCCATTCAGAGGTTCTTGATGAACACGTCGATATTAGAGCGTTTAAGCGGACCTCTATGCGACGCCGTTAATCCTAATCCGTGTGCCAGCGGGCAATCTACTTTGGAGAATCTCGAACGCGCGAACCTGTTTTTGGTTGCCCTGGATAACGAGCGCCGGTGGTACCGTTATCACCATCTTTTTGCGGAATTGCTACGCCATCGTCTGGAACAGACAAGCCCGACACTGGTGTCAAAATTGCATCTCCAGGCCAGCATATGGTTTGAGAACGAAAATCTGATTGAGGAAGCCGTTTCACATGCCTTCGCTAGCCTTGATTGGGACTACACAGCCGATCTAATCCAACGTTTCGCACAAAGGGTGCACGGGCAGACCAACCTGGTCATTTTGGGTAGGTGGTTGGAGACTTTACCCGAACCAGTCATGAAAGTCAGACCTTGGTTGTACGTGTATCAGGCTCTGGCGTGGCATTGGATCGGGCCGCGCGAGCGAATCGAAGAGCGTCTGCTGCTGGCTGAGCAAGCCCTTCCGAAGTCCAACATGCTTGAAGCTGAGGCAACCCGTCTCGCGGGCTATATTTCTACCATTCGCGCTCATTATGCTCTTACGTTCGGCGATATACCCCGGGTCTTGGCAATGGCGAAGGCGGCAATGCAACAGTTGCCTGAGGGCGACTATATGCGCCGATGGACAGCTATGGCATTGGGTGGAGCGTATTGGGGTGAGGGTAACGTTATTGCTACACAACAGGCGTTTCAGGCAGCTATCCCCATGGCCTTAGACCACAACTTCCCTTTATTGGCCGTTTCCCCGGCCTGCTATGTGGGCATGCAGCTAGTTAAGCAAGGAAAGCTGGGAGAAGCTATCCGCGTATATCACGAAGGTATTGAATATGCTACGTTAGACGGTGGTCAGCAACCACCAATCGCCGGCTTCCCCAAGGTTAAACTTGGTGACGTTTTACGTGAAAAAAACGATCTGGCCGGCGCCGAACATTGGTTGTTGCAGGGTTTGGAGCAATGCCTCCAATTGGGCCATCCCGATCTTCTGGTGGATGCGTACGCAATGTTGATTAGGTTTCAACTAGCGCAGAACAATTGGCGGGACGCAGATGCCTCATTTCAGAGAGCCGAAGAGTTAGCAAGAAAAATGCCGACCGATCCGTTTGTTTGCTGCGAACTGGACGATTGCCGAGTACGATTAAAGCTGGTCCAAAGCCGCTTAGATGACCTGAACCGGTGGGCGGAATCCAGCGGATTGACCGTTGATAGCGAGCTAAGCTATCACTACGATCTGCATCACATCAATCTGGCGCGGGTACTCCTGGCACGCGCCAGGAACGCTTCTTCCAGTGCTGACAAAACTGACAATTTGAGCCAAGCCTCAACTTTGCTTGCCCGCCTGCTCCCGGCTGCCCAAAAAGCCGGTTGGGTTTACGAGGCCATAAAAATCCTGATCCTCCAGGCGTTGGTTTCCGCCGAATCAAAGGACGGCAAAGCGATTGATTCGTTGAGGAGTGCTCTGGAACTCGCGGAAACCGGCGGTTTCATCCGGATTTTTGTGGATGAAGGCCCGCCAATGGCCCGATTATTGTCCGAGGCGGCTGCCCGACGGATGATGCCGGATTATGTTGGAAAGCTGCTGGCCGCATTCGAAGCGGACACGCACAGGGGTGGAGAGAAACACGCTGCATTTACGAACCCGTCTGCCGGTGTCCTGATCGAGCCACTAAGCCAACGCGAATTGGAAATCCTAAGGCTCATGGCGCAGGGTCTTTCAAACAGGGAAATCGGCCAAAGAGCATTCCTCGCCCTCGACACAATCAAAGGTCACAACAGCCGGATTTTCGGCAAACTCCAGGTCCAGAGACGGACCGAAGCCATAGCACGGGCCCGCGAACTGGGTCTCCTTTAA
- a CDS encoding DUF4395 domain-containing protein — translation MAKEKMFGERVEGYEVPVLNEREIRASAGILFLFMFMAFMSIVFDENFLLIKYVITAFVVDFSSRIFFNPKFAPSLIIGRLIVGRQTPEYVGAAQKKFAWTIGWVLATIMFLLMVLMNSYSFITGLICWTCMIFTFFESVFGICLGCMFYGKFNKKKTRYCPGDVCVVKIRQPIQKTSSGQVAIVVGFFIFMASVAALFNGHLSANPTDLFGSTQISEMSEPR, via the coding sequence ATGGCTAAAGAGAAGATGTTTGGAGAAAGGGTGGAAGGTTACGAAGTTCCTGTTCTCAATGAACGTGAAATCAGGGCATCAGCAGGGATTCTTTTTCTGTTCATGTTCATGGCTTTCATGTCGATAGTGTTCGATGAAAATTTTCTCTTGATCAAGTACGTGATCACTGCGTTTGTTGTCGATTTTTCAAGCAGAATCTTTTTCAATCCTAAATTTGCGCCCTCCCTAATAATCGGACGCCTGATCGTTGGGCGGCAAACCCCGGAGTACGTCGGCGCCGCTCAAAAAAAATTTGCCTGGACGATAGGTTGGGTCCTGGCGACGATCATGTTCCTCCTAATGGTGCTAATGAATTCTTACAGCTTCATAACCGGCCTCATCTGCTGGACATGCATGATATTCACTTTTTTCGAATCCGTGTTCGGGATCTGCCTGGGGTGCATGTTTTACGGCAAGTTTAACAAAAAGAAAACCCGTTACTGCCCCGGCGATGTATGCGTCGTAAAAATCAGGCAACCAATACAAAAGACATCATCCGGGCAGGTCGCAATCGTCGTCGGATTCTTCATATTCATGGCTTCTGTCGCAGCACTGTTCAACGGCCACCTCAGCGCAAACCCGACTGATTTATTTGGATCTACTCAAATCTCTGAGATGAGCGAGCCGCGATGA
- a CDS encoding DUF4386 family protein has translation MNNLQKFGGFAALYMALAYLAGMIIFFAVLDFPSITDAGQKVASLVENQWIIFSTNLLMYVFFGVFLIVLSLALYNRLKSGAQSLMQLAASIGIIWAGSLIASGMVANAGIDPVVGLYATDPGQAALTWQGIESVANGLGNGNGEILGGLFTLLVSLAALRTGGFPKALNIIGIVVGAVGIISVVPGATDSMVGLFGLGQIVWFVWLGILLLRNKMSQKPVASNEIYEA, from the coding sequence ATGAATAACTTGCAGAAATTCGGCGGTTTCGCGGCTCTGTACATGGCTCTCGCTTACCTGGCCGGAATGATTATCTTTTTTGCCGTCCTGGACTTCCCAAGTATCACGGACGCAGGCCAAAAAGTAGCGTCGCTTGTTGAAAACCAGTGGATCATCTTCTCTACCAATTTGCTGATGTATGTGTTTTTCGGGGTTTTTCTGATCGTCCTGTCATTAGCATTGTACAACCGTTTAAAGTCCGGGGCGCAGTCTCTCATGCAGCTGGCCGCTTCTATCGGGATCATATGGGCCGGTTCACTGATAGCCAGCGGCATGGTTGCGAATGCGGGAATCGACCCGGTGGTGGGGCTTTATGCCACGGATCCAGGTCAAGCCGCCTTAACCTGGCAAGGAATCGAATCAGTTGCAAATGGGTTGGGCAATGGCAACGGCGAAATCCTAGGCGGGCTTTTTACACTGTTGGTCAGCCTGGCGGCGCTGCGCACCGGAGGGTTTCCGAAAGCCTTGAACATTATCGGAATTGTTGTCGGTGCGGTGGGTATCATCTCGGTCGTACCGGGGGCGACCGATTCGATGGTAGGGTTGTTTGGGCTGGGTCAAATAGTATGGTTTGTCTGGCTGGGGATTTTGTTGCTGCGCAATAAAATGAGCCAGAAACCGGTAGCCTCGAATGAAATTTATGAAGCATAA